The candidate division WOR-3 bacterium sequence TTTTGGCTCCCTTTCAAGTGCTACAAGAAGTCGATTGCGTTCTAAAACCCGGTGGATTATTTGTAATTTGTGTGCCTTGGGTGCATCCTTTTCACACGGATGATTATTGGCGATATAGCCCGTTAGGATTAAAACATTTACTTAAGAATTTTGAAATAGTTTCATTTGATAATCCATCCAACTTAATGACTGTTTTTGGTACGCTCGTTATAGCAGCAATGAGGCGAGTTAAACTAGGCTGCCTAGAACAACCGATTAAGAAAGGATGTCGCTGGTTAGACGAGGTATTCAACCGCTTTCAAAAATGTCCATGTAGTTTCGCAGCAGCTTATCGATTAGTCACCCAAAAACCTAGGGTAATAAAAGAAATTCAATGAAACTATCTGTTTGGCAAAAACTACAGGTAATCAGAAGCAACCTACTGAACAGTAATAC is a genomic window containing:
- a CDS encoding class I SAM-dependent methyltransferase, translating into MSTDNALILEVIPSGRGTTLDLGGGRGDLRQPLEKLRYQYVNLDTRKFENRKPTVVGDAHTIPFEAASFDLVVSKDTLEHFLAPFQVLQEVDCVLKPGGLFVICVPWVHPFHTDDYWRYSPLGLKHLLKNFEIVSFDNPSNLMTVFGTLVIAAMRRVKLGCLEQPIKKGCRWLDEVFNRFQKCPCSFAAAYRLVTQKPRVIKEIQ